A region from the Tachyglossus aculeatus isolate mTacAcu1 chromosome X2, mTacAcu1.pri, whole genome shotgun sequence genome encodes:
- the LOC119949574 gene encoding protocadherin beta-14-like produces MELMENKGKKIQRIRQVVSLLIVLGGLGVDSESLRYSVVEETESGSFIANVARDLGLDVGKLSAREARIVSKDDEPHFHLNRQTGDLYLKQKLDREELCGQSEPCLLHFQILLENPVRFFPVEIRVSDVNDHSPVFPGKEMFLKIPESGTPGMVFLLERAQDLDIGSNSLQDYAISPNSYFHVKVREGGDGIKFPELVLDKALDREKQPEVRLAITAVDGGSPPRSGTAQIRIAVVDINDNAPVFSQPLYETRVPENSPVGSLLVTVSANDLDAGNYGDVSYSFFQASEEIRKQFQINNISGEIRVREKLDFEEIQSYTVNVQATDGGSLSAISTVLVRVTDVNDNPPELTMSSITSPIPENSPETVVAVFSVRDRDSGDNGRMVCSIQENVPFALKPTFENFYTLVTDRALDRESQSEYNVTITVTDLGSPNLKAEKNITVLISDVNDNPPVFNQTSYTLYVRENNSPALHIGSVRAVDRDARENARVSYSLLPPEAGDLPLSSYISINSDNGNLYALRSMDYEAIPEFQFAVRAIDGGSPVLSSQAMVRVLVLDDNDNSPFVLYPLQNGTAPCNDLVPRWAEAGYLVAKVVAVDADSAQNSWLSFQLLKATDPGLFSVWSHNGEIRTTRLITDRDIIKQRLVVLVKDHGEPPLSTEATLHVLLVDGFSDPYIRISEVPRVEEQEDSLTVYLVIALASISFLFLFSMIVFIILRLWSRRRHATDATTLGPDGLFPGHLVDVSGTGTLSHSYRYEVCLTTGSGNSEFKFLKPVIPSLPAQEGERDLEENPPFRNSFGFN; encoded by the coding sequence ATGGAGTTGATGGAAAACAAAGGCAAGAAAATTCAGCGGATAAGGCAAGTGGTGTCCCTTCTCATTGTcctcggggggctgggggtggactcGGAATCACTTCGGTATTCAGTAGTGGAAGAAACTGAGAGTGGGTCCTTCATAGCTAATGTGGCAAGAGATTTAGGACTGGATGTTGGAAAGCTGTCTGCTCGGGAGGCTCGGATCGTTTCCAAAGATGACGAGCCGCATTTTCACCTCAACCGTCAGACAGGGGACTTGTATTTAAAGCAGAAACTAGACCGCGAGGAGCTTTGCGGCCAGAGCGAGCCCTGCTTGCTACATTTCCAAATTTTATTGGAAAATCCCGTACGTTTTTTTCCAGTTGAGATTAGAGTGAGCGATGTAAATGACCACTCTCCTGTGTTTCCGGGAAAGGAAATGTTTCTGAAAATCCCGGAAAGCGGTACTCCTGGAATGGTTTTTCTGTTGGAACGGGCTCAGGATTTGGATATAGGAAGCAATAGTCTCCAGGACTATGCAATCAGTCCAAACTCCTATTTCCACGTTAAAGTTCGAGAGGGCGGCGACGGAATAAAGTTCCCGGAACTGGTGCTGGATAAAGCCCTGGATCGCGAGAAACAGCCTGAAGTTCGGTTAGCTATCACGGCTGTGGACGGAGGATCTCCTCCGAGATCAGGAACCGCCCAAATACGCATCGCTGTAGTAGACATAAATGACAACGCACCTGTGTTTTCTCAGCCGCTATACGAGACTCGGGTTCCCGAAAACAGTCCCGTGGGCTCTCTGCTTGTCACTGTCTCTGCTAATGACTTAGATGCAGGAAACTACGGTGATGTATCTTACTCTTTTTTCCAAGCATCGGAGGAAATTCGGAAACAGTTTCAGATAAATAACATATCGGGAGAAATCCGAGTCCGGGAAAAATTAGATTTCGAAGAAATACAGTCCTATACAGTCAATGTTCAGGCCACGGACGGGGGAAGTCTTTCAGCAATATCCACTGTTCTTGTTCGGGTCACTGACGTGAACGACAACCCCCCCGAACTCACCATGTCATCAATCACGAGCCCCATTCCCGAGAACTCCCCTGAAACCGTGGTCGCTGTTTTCAGCGTTAGAGATCGCGACTCTGGGGACAACGGTAGAATGGTGTGTTCCATCCAGGAAAATGTGCCTTTCGCCCTCAAACCGACGTTTGAGAACTTCTACACCTTGGTAACAGACCGAGCGCTGGACCGAGAAAGCCAGTCAGAATACAACGTTACTATCACTGTCACGGATTTAGGCTCCCCAAACCTCAAAGCGGAGAAGAACATCACGGTGCTGATATCCGATGTCAACGACAACCCCCCTGTGTTCAATCAAACATCCTACACACTGTATGTCCGGGAAAACAACAGCCCCGCCCTGCACATCGGCAGTGTCCGAGCCGTGGATAGGGACGCGAGAGAGAACGCCAGGGTGTCCTATTCTTTGCTGCCTCCCGAGGCCGGcgaccttcccctctcctcttacATCTCCATCAACTCGGACAATGGCAATCTTTATGCTCTGAGATCCATGGATTACGAAGCCATTCCGGAGTTCCAATTTGCAGTGAGAGCGATTGACGGCGGTTCCCCGGTCCTGAGCAGCCAGGCGATGGTTCGTGTGTTGGTCCTGGATGACAATGACAACAGTCCCTTCGTCCTGTACCCTCTGCAGAATGGCACCGCCCCCTGCAATGATCTGGTCCCCAGATGGGCGGAGGCCGGCTACCTGGTGGCCAAGGTGGTGGCGGTGGATGCGGACTCGGCTCAGAACTCTTGGCTTTCCTTCCAACTCCTCAAGGCCACGGACCCTGGGCTCTTCAGCGTGTGGTCCCACAACGGAGAAATCCGAACCACAAGGCTTATCACCGACAGAGACATCATCAAGCAAAGACTCGTTGTCCTTGTAAAGGACCACGGGGAACCCCCTCTGTCCACCGAGGCCACTCTGCACGTACTTCTGGTAGACGGCTTTTCGGACCCCTATATCCGAATCTCCGAAGTGCCGAGGGTCGAAGAACAGGAGGACTCCCTCACGGTGTACCTGGTAATTGCTCTGGCCTCCATctcattcctcttcctcttctcgaTGATTGTCTTCATCATACTTAGGTTGTGGAGCAGGAGGAGACACGCCACGGATGCTACCACTTTAGGCCCCGATGGTCTTTTCCCGG